The Arthrobacter zhaoxinii sequence GCCCAGATGCCGGATGTCGATATTGCCCCCGCCGAGCGTGGGCGGCACCGAGTTGGCTTCAGGGTCGGTCAGGCCGCTGGTTTCGGCGAAGGCCACGCCCATCATGCCCATAAACGGGCGCAGCGGAAAGCGGACTTTCATGTCCCCGCTGGTCATCACACCCTTGCCGTCCTCAACCGCGGTGAAGACCGAGACGTTGTGATAATCCGTGGGGATACCGGAGGCACGGTTGTCCGTTCCCGCCGGCGGCATGACTTCCTCAAGTGTGATGCCCTCCGGCGCGGCCGGTCCCTGCTGCAGGGCAAGCGCACCCTTCCCGTGGCGGCTGGAGACGACGCCGTACGGAACCCGGGGGACGGCGTCGAGCGTTTCGATTTTCAGGACGTCGCCGGGCTCCGCACCCTCCACCATGACGGGACCGGTGACCACGTGCGGTCCGTCGGTATCGAAGTTGCGCGCTGTGCGGTTGTACCCGGCGGCAATGTCGACGGCGTCCTGCAGTACCGCGTTCTCCTCGACGCCGTGGCCGCCGAAGAAGGACAGCGGGTCCCGACCCTGGTCTTCCATGATTCCCTCATGGGAAAGGGCATCGATGGTGATGGTCTGGCCGGACTTCATCCGTGCCACGGGCGTTGCGTGCACGGTGGGCACGTACCCCCACAACACGTCCTCGGGGGTGGAGACGAGGTAATGGTCTCCGGAAATGTTGCCGGAGTGCGGCTGCAGAATCTCCCCCTGGTGTGTGCCGGCCGATCCGGTTCCTCCCGCCGCGGCTGAGGTAGCGGAAGAGGCTTGAACCGGTTTTGTCGTGCATCCCGTGGTGACGGCCAGGGCGCCGATTCCCGCTGCGGCCCCCAGGAATCCCCTGCGGCCCAGTCCTTTGGTCAGCACCTCGGCGGCGTCGCGCCCCATCATCATTTTGTTCATGCTGTCCTCCTGTAGCTGGTGCCAACAAGCTAGCCAGTCGGAGTTTCGAGCCTGTTTCGCGCGGATGAACGGGCTGTGCGGGGAGGGCCCCGCCGCGGCGGCGACGGGTAGGCTGCCGGCTCCCGGCCCCGTCTGAGTCCCCTTGTTACAGTGGCGCCATGAAAGTCCGCGGATACAGCGAAGTCGATGTCTTCTCCTCCGAGCCGTATCGCGGCAATGCGTTGGCGGTGGTTCACGATGCCGACGGGCTGAGCGCCGAGGAGATGCAGAGGTTCGCCGCCTGGACCAACCTTTCGGAGACAACGTTCCTCCTGCCGCCAAGCAGTCCGAAGGCTGACTACCGGGTGAGGATCTTCACTGCGAAGGAAGAACTGCCTTTTGCCGGGCATCCGACGCTTGGCTCGGCCAAGGCCTGGCTGGACGCCGGGGGAGTGATCCGGCCCGGCGGGACTCTCGTCCAGGAATGCGCGGCAGGGCTGATCCCGGTCCGGGTGGAGGAGGGGCAACTGGCCTTCGAGGCGCCCCCGCTCACCCGCTACGAACCCGTGGACGAGCCTCTTACAAGTCGGATAGCGGAAATCCTGGGGATCCCGAGGGAGAACATCCTCGATGCGTCGTGGCTGGTTAACGGTCCGCAGTGGATCGGCGTCCGGCTTTCCTCGGCGCGGGAAGTCCTGAGCCTGCAGCCCGACCCCGGGAAGGCGGGTGATCTGGAAATCGGTGTTGTCGGACCGCACGAGTCCACGGAGGAAACCCGGTTCGAGGTGCGTGCCTTCGTCGGAGGAGACCCCGTCTGGGAAGACCCCGTGACCGGCAGCCTGAACGCGGCACTGGCACGCTGGCTGACCGACGCCGGGCTCGCTACCCCGCCCTACACGGCATCACAGGGAACAGTTCTCGGACGCCACGGCCGTGTGCACATCAGTCTCCGCGACGGGAAAATCTGGGTGGGCGGACACGTTACGAGCTGCATCGAGGGGACGGTCCGGCTATAGCGGGCGGGCAAGGGGACTGGCGGGGTCGCTAAGGGCTCGGTGCACGGACGCGACGGCGCTGGACCCTTCCCCGACCGCAGCCGCGATGCGCTTCATGGAGCCGTGCCGGACATCGCCTGCTGCAAAGACGCGCGGGGTGGAGGTTTCAAAGGGCATGGGTTCGCGGCCCAGCGGCTGCCACTGATACAGGGACTGAATGGCGATGTCGGTTCCTGTGCGGATGAAGCCCGCAGTGTCTCTGTCCAGAGTGGGCAGCCAGGCGCTGGCAGGGTCGGCTCCGATGAAGCAGAACAGCCCGCGTGCATCCACCGCGCCGGCGGTGTCGATCCGGACTGAATCCAGGGCGGAGTCTCCGTCCAAGCCGATGATGTTCGACTCGGTATGAATGGAGATCCGGGAATCCTCCCGTAGACGTTCCACGAGGTAGGAGGACATCCGCGTCCCAACGTCCCTTCCGCGCACCACCAGATGGACCGGGCATCCATGGGATGCGAGATAGAGCGCGGCCTGGCCGGCGGAGTTTGCCCCACCAACAACAACCACAGGGTGCCCTGCGACTTGGCGCACCTCGAGGCTGGTAGCGGCGTAGTAGATTCCGCGTCCCTCGAAGGCCTCCCACCCCTGAACTCCGAGACTTCGGTACGCGGCCCCCGACGTGATCAGGGCGGTGCGGGTATGGAGGGTAGCGCCGTCCCCCAGCGTGAGCGTTAGGCCGTCATTCATCGTCTCGAGAGAGACCGCATCGCAGGGCGCCCAGATCCTTACCCCGAACTTAATCGCCTGGAGCGTCGCTTGCCGGATGAGATCTCCGCCGGCAACTCCAAAAGGAAAACCAAGGAAGTTTTCGATTCGAGAGGTCGACGCCGCCTGGCCTCCCGGCGCGACGGCGTCGAGCACCACTGTGCTCAGCCCTTCGGAGGCTGCGTAGATGGCCGCCGCGAGCCCGGCCGGTCCGCCGCCAACCACCAGCAGGTCCGTCGCGCCCTCCTGATGGGGCTGGTAACTCAACCCGAGGCGCTCAGCGATAGTTCCCGGCGTCGCACGCCTGATCAGCTTGCCCTGGATCAGCGCTGCCGGCAGGTCATCGGCTGCGATGCCGTGGCCATCGAGGGCACCCATCCCGTCCGGCGGGACGGCGAAGACGGTATGAATTAGATCCAGACGTTCAGCGAAGCGGCGAAGAGCCAGCAATTCACTCGACGCTTCCGTCCCGATGAACTTCAGCGTCATGGCGGCAGGGCCCCGGCGAAGCGCTTCGCGGCGTTCCCACAGAGTATGGAGAACAATTCCGCCAAGGTCGTCGTCCTGGTTCATAACCAACCGCAGATCCTCGCGGGCCAGCCGCCGGATGCGTCCGGACTCTTTCACCCGCGCCGACAGGAGCGCGCCCTGGCCGTTGAGCAGCCCGAGTTCCCCGCCGAACGAGCGCGGCCCCAAAGTGCTGAGAACGGTTTCTTCATCCCACCACAACGGGTCACGAACCATTTCAATGGATCCTGATTCCACGAGGATCATTGGATAGTTCAAATCCCCTGCACGAAAGACATAGTCGCCGGCGGTGACGTCGGTTGGCGCGGCCATCCCGAGGAGTCTTTCCCATTGCGGGTCGGAAAGTCGCTTGGCAGCGTGCTCACTGACATCCGTCATGTTGATCCTTCCGCAGAGATGGCGCTCATCCGGAGAAATCGGCTTGCAGCGCGAAACTGGGGCGGTGATTGAGGATGCAGCGAGATTACCTGATTGAACGGCGGAATGGACCGGCCCGCCGGGAACGGGCGCTACTGGACGGCTTCCTCACCGGCCCAGGCCCTCGTATAGAACTTCGGGGAATGCGAGTTCAACAGTTCCTTATAGCTATTTGGATCCATTGCCTGCGCCGAACTTCCCGGAACCTTCGCGGCGAAGGCGGACACGCCCAGCCCCGCCTCATGATCCTTCAGGGTGAGGCCGGCTGCTTCCAGGATCGTGGCGTACATGTTCAGCTGGTCGATGCCTGAGCGCAGAGTGGTGTTCTTGTCGTTGCCGGGGACCCAGATCCGATTGAAGATGGAGCGGGGGGTCTGGCCGTCCAGCTGCTCGTGGAAGGAGTCACCGGCACTCAGCTGTTTGAGGTGATCACCCATGATCACCACGGCAGTGTCGTCGAGGTATCCCTTTTCCTTCATGTGGTCCACGAAACCGGCCACTTGGGCCATGGAGCAGGAAAACACCGAGATGTCCGTGTTCTGCGTATCCACATTGCAGTAGTCGAAGACGTGCGCCGGCTTGTGGGTGTCCAGCGTCAGCAGGGAGAGGTTGAACGGCTGGCCCGTTTTCTCCGATTCGGCGTGCAGTTGGTCGATCCGATCCTTGGCATGGGCCATTAGCCGTTCGTCGCTCAGGCCCCAGTCGCTGCGGAAGTTCTTCTCAGGTTCGCCGGCGGAGCGCCAGTCGGCGAGGCCCTTCTGCTCGGAGTAGCCGTGGTTGCGCAGGAAGACGTCCTTCGCAGCGAAGGAAGAATTGGCGCCGCCCAGGAAGACACTGGTGTAGCCGTGCTCAGCCAGAACATCGCCGAGGCAGGTGGACCCGCCCAGATAGGTGTTGACGCCTTCACCTACCTCACCGGACCCGTCGTTCGGCTCGGGTCCGGTGCCCTTCAGCGGTACGCCGCACTGCGTGGAGACGACGCCGGCCATGGTCCAGCCTCCGCCCTGAAACTGTTGGAGCCCATCCGTGCTCTGC is a genomic window containing:
- a CDS encoding acetamidase/formamidase family protein, which translates into the protein MNKMMMGRDAAEVLTKGLGRRGFLGAAAGIGALAVTTGCTTKPVQASSATSAAAGGTGSAGTHQGEILQPHSGNISGDHYLVSTPEDVLWGYVPTVHATPVARMKSGQTITIDALSHEGIMEDQGRDPLSFFGGHGVEENAVLQDAVDIAAGYNRTARNFDTDGPHVVTGPVMVEGAEPGDVLKIETLDAVPRVPYGVVSSRHGKGALALQQGPAAPEGITLEEVMPPAGTDNRASGIPTDYHNVSVFTAVEDGKGVMTSGDMKVRFPLRPFMGMMGVAFAETSGLTDPEANSVPPTLGGGNIDIRHLGPGSTFYLPVKADGALFYVGDPHMGMGDGEVALTAMEGSLRGTFRLTVCKPGSGDAPALAHRYPFGETADAWIPIGLSDPDGLGGGVNSDLNIAMRRAVVNALDFLEQEKGMDRAVAYAYLSAAADFALSQVVDRTVGVHGLIRKADFS
- a CDS encoding PhzF family phenazine biosynthesis protein — its product is MKVRGYSEVDVFSSEPYRGNALAVVHDADGLSAEEMQRFAAWTNLSETTFLLPPSSPKADYRVRIFTAKEELPFAGHPTLGSAKAWLDAGGVIRPGGTLVQECAAGLIPVRVEEGQLAFEAPPLTRYEPVDEPLTSRIAEILGIPRENILDASWLVNGPQWIGVRLSSAREVLSLQPDPGKAGDLEIGVVGPHESTEETRFEVRAFVGGDPVWEDPVTGSLNAALARWLTDAGLATPPYTASQGTVLGRHGRVHISLRDGKIWVGGHVTSCIEGTVRL
- a CDS encoding FAD-dependent oxidoreductase, whose product is MTDVSEHAAKRLSDPQWERLLGMAAPTDVTAGDYVFRAGDLNYPMILVESGSIEMVRDPLWWDEETVLSTLGPRSFGGELGLLNGQGALLSARVKESGRIRRLAREDLRLVMNQDDDLGGIVLHTLWERREALRRGPAAMTLKFIGTEASSELLALRRFAERLDLIHTVFAVPPDGMGALDGHGIAADDLPAALIQGKLIRRATPGTIAERLGLSYQPHQEGATDLLVVGGGPAGLAAAIYAASEGLSTVVLDAVAPGGQAASTSRIENFLGFPFGVAGGDLIRQATLQAIKFGVRIWAPCDAVSLETMNDGLTLTLGDGATLHTRTALITSGAAYRSLGVQGWEAFEGRGIYYAATSLEVRQVAGHPVVVVGGANSAGQAALYLASHGCPVHLVVRGRDVGTRMSSYLVERLREDSRISIHTESNIIGLDGDSALDSVRIDTAGAVDARGLFCFIGADPASAWLPTLDRDTAGFIRTGTDIAIQSLYQWQPLGREPMPFETSTPRVFAAGDVRHGSMKRIAAAVGEGSSAVASVHRALSDPASPLARPL
- a CDS encoding sulfatase-like hydrolase/transferase; translated protein: MSGPAVRTARKAGVVLGRILLYVLIWASLALLIAAAGIQFYWGEISVSQMMLNLVSVETEGGGGPVVWAGILGIGVAPVVITALIALWQFFRRRKRRKNCRQPRRPQWIPRTISAVLVAALAVGSVTAFSTTVGVGDYIKAANSDYDLADYYVEPTVTDGEDKRNLVVIYLESGEATLGDDQLFEKDAFAPLKEATPDSDGWQSTDGLQQFQGGGWTMAGVVSTQCGVPLKGTGPEPNDGSGEVGEGVNTYLGGSTCLGDVLAEHGYTSVFLGGANSSFAAKDVFLRNHGYSEQKGLADWRSAGEPEKNFRSDWGLSDERLMAHAKDRIDQLHAESEKTGQPFNLSLLTLDTHKPAHVFDYCNVDTQNTDISVFSCSMAQVAGFVDHMKEKGYLDDTAVVIMGDHLKQLSAGDSFHEQLDGQTPRSIFNRIWVPGNDKNTTLRSGIDQLNMYATILEAAGLTLKDHEAGLGVSAFAAKVPGSSAQAMDPNSYKELLNSHSPKFYTRAWAGEEAVQ